The Dendropsophus ebraccatus isolate aDenEbr1 chromosome 3, aDenEbr1.pat, whole genome shotgun sequence genomic interval GTCAGTACGTATCCCAAGAGGAGGAGGGCGAGGAGAACGTTCTGTCCCCCGAAACGTGTTATGAATGTAAAATAAATGGCTCTCCAAAGAAGCCTGGAAGAGCCAAGAGAAGCTGGAGTGCCGCGGATTCTGTATCGGTAAGAACCACCGTTATTGCTATCACGTTTCAGGTTATTGGTATCGGTATCCTAGCTGGTGCCGCCCTGGGCGCTCCGACTCAACCCACCGCATCAATTACACGTGGATCTCGCCTCGTAATATCACACACGATACATGTGGATCTCACCCTGTAATATAACACGAGTTACACGTGCAATATAACACGAGATCCACGTGTaacgtgtgtgatattacagggcgagatccacgtgtagcgtgtgtgatattacaccacttacacgtggatctcgccctgtaatatcacaccacttacacgtggatctcgccctgtaatatcacaccacttacacgtggatctcgccctgtaatatcacaccacttacacgtggatctcgccctgtaatatcacaccacttacacgtggatctcgccctgtaatatcacaccacttacacgtggatctcgtcctgtaatatcacaccacttacacgtggatctcgccctgtaatatcacaccacttacacgtggatctcgccctgtaatatcacaccacttacacgtggatctcgccctgtaatatcacaccacttacacgtggatctcgccctgtaatatcacaccacttacacgtggatctcgtcctgtaatatcacaccacttacacgtggatctcgccctgtaatatcacaccacttacacgtggatctcgccctgtaatattacaccacttacacgtggatctcgccctgtaatatcacacacggTACACGTGGATCTCGTCCTGTAATATCACACCACTTACACGTGGATCTCAccctgtaatatcacaccacttacacgtggatctcgccctgtaatattacaccacttacacgtggatctcgccctgtaatattacaccacttacacgtggatctcgccctgtaatatcacaccacttacacgtggatctcgccctgtaatatcacaccacttacacgtggatctcgccctgtaatatcacaccacttacacgtggatctcgccctgtaatatcacacgacttacacgtggatctcgccctgtaatatcacaccacttacacgtggatctcgccctgtaatatcacaccacttacacgtggatctcgccctgtaatatcacaccacttacacgtggatctcgccctgtaatatcacaccacTTACACGTGGATCTCGCCCTGTAATATCACACGACTTACACGTGGATCTCGTCCTGTAGTATCACACCACTTACACGTGGATCTCGCCCTGTAATATCACACGTCATCATGACTGAAAATACCACGATGTGTGAACAGGTGGTAAGTGATGAGCATGTTCACCATTTCTCTACTGCACAACCAGTGATGGTCCATTCCCCATAGACGTCATTATAGCCGATCACTAACCTGAATATACTCCCATGTTTTCACTTAGAAATACGACGTTTTTCCACAACTTTTGCCTCTTCGCCACAATTAGGCGTCTGACCAATGGTGATTACGGCCACGACCTTGTGTAACTGTAAATTACACCCAGATTGTTGGCCTCACCTGGTCTCCATCCACTGTTTGTAGGGGGTCAGTTAGGGCCACATGTGCTGCCCCCCTAAAGATGATAGTATATGGAGTcatagatgagatgacaggagaccTGAAGATTGTCCACATGTTCTGAATAGTCCAGTCCTACAATCTCCCTAGTGCACAGTAttcccggaggaggaggaggaggaggaggagaggttttacATATAATACATGAATCAATCTCCTATTCATTAGACTCAATCTCCCTGTATGATGATGATGTATGATCCCCTCATCTCTGATCAACTCACAGTGGACATCTGGCTCAGATCCAGATCCTTCACATCCTTTGCTTTAGCAGAAGTTCCTCACCTATCGTTTTTTTATGGCATGGTTGGGCACTTCACAGTCTACACAGTCCGTTATCCGAAAGAAACCCAGGGctcaggttatgttcccactacgtataaacaatggccgtagtttgacatgaaaaattgcattgaagtctatggacagcgGACGGAAATAAAAGAGGCGGACGTTGTTtactacattgtgtgaaacaatgaCTTCAGTGCAAATCTTTGTCTTCATAAAAAGTAGGTTGTGTGACCATGGCCTTAGCGGAGTCTTATGTTTTACAGAATGAAGATGTAAGTCTGAAGAGTTTGGACATGGAGGAGCCGCTGAAGATAATGTTCAACATCTTGGAATTAAACAAGAAGAAGCACATACTGGAACTCGTACCGGCAATCCAGCCTCTCACTGGTCACGTACGTTACGTTATCTCCAATGGCAACAACACAGTCTTCCACATTAACCAGAAGGACGGACTCAGTTACCTTCACCTAGCTCAGAAGGACGTTCCTCCAGGACAGTACACACTGGACGTTACCAGCGTCCATCTCTACAAGAAAAGGGACTTTACTCAACTGGAAGAACAACACGATGACAACTACCTCTCAGGAGAACTTGGCCAGACCCTCAGAATGAGACTACAAATAGACATCTCTTCACCTTAAGCACAAAGCCAACTCCATCCAGTTCTCTCCCGTCCAGCTGGTTATTTATCTGAGCATCTTCTCGTATTGgaagctttagggtgcgttcacacctacaggatccgcagcagatttgatactgtgttcagttatttatatgAAATCAGgtgcggatctggtaagtgtgaacgtacccttaaggagtCACTGAACACTCTTATCGGACCACTTTCTCGTATTGCACCTGCACAATAACTCAGGACGTCTCATATAGAATGTTATTACCTCATCTATGGAGACATCAAGTATTCCATGGCCTGATACTGCCCTAAGGTCGGGCCCCAGAGCTACAGATTAACATTAGATatcagatttctaatttactaagTTAGAGGAGAAGTTCGGGCATTTTCAATATTTGTCAGGTGGGCGGGGCAGAGGAGAACATAGCAATGAAGTattcctctccccgtgcccgccacACGCCCTCTGACCGCCCCAGGACCCCCaacggaaggcattttcccccaagttgtgatgacgacTCGGAGGAAAATGCCAGTCCCAGCTGATGGAaggccccatcagccaatcagtgactgcaacggcgtcccaccccagtcactgactgactgagcgggctgtgatgtcatcagtgccaGAGATGCCGGAACAGCGATCCAGCAATGGAGAGTCACAGGGAGAGGCGAGTCTGGATGGTTTATTACCCCCCCAAGATTGTAATATTGATTTGTATCATTGAATGTTCTAGATAAAAAGGAGAAGACGCATGGATTGCATTGATCCTGGCAGATCAGGACATCATGGGGCACAAAGCTGGGATCAGGCAGTCTATGGGTAAATGCCAACGATGGCGTCTATAACCGACGACTCTCGAAGTAATGAAAACCCGACTCAGGGATCTGGAAAATAAGCGGAACCTGTTCATTGTGGATAAAATGCATCAGAATCGGGCCGGGGCCTTGGAACCTCTGGGCGGCTTCTGCTGCCGCTtcttggctctgttcacactacatcAGGATTTCCATTCCTAAATGAACCTGGTGGATTTTAGTGAGGTAAAGCGGATTGTCAGAATTCTGTCGGTTTCCTTGGGTGACGCTGCGGAGACTGGAGAGGTTGTGTAGTGTGCACAGAGGCGATGGACGCCAGGTCACCGGCCGCGCACCCTACGCTTACCGCTCATTCTGCCGATACTTCACTATTGTCCATCGCAGAAAGTTCTTGTCTATTTATTTGCTGCAGTAATCTATATAGGAGACATAGGGAGAATTCATTGAATCCAGCGCCTTTGTTGTTTCTTCACCTACTTTGTCACATTTCAGCCATTTTGTTCTCTGGGTTTTACCTTGTGAAGCTGCAGATCAACTAATCGGCTATTTCAGCCATATTGAAGGGTGGGTGGAGGTTTTTTAGTccaaccaaaactttttttttttttacacaccacACCCTGCACTGGGCTGTTTCCATGACAACTTTGTAACACATAGAGGGTAagagtcaggggcggattaactttaccataggccccgggctgttcaccaagcctgggcccccaacccactgtaactatggcagcactagcctgggcccccaacccactgtaactaaggcagcactagcctgggcccccaacccactgtaactatggcagcactagcctgggcccccaacccactgtaactatggcagcactagcctgggcccccaacccactgtaactatggcagcactagcctgggcccccaacccactgtaactatggcagcactagcctgggcccccaacccactgtaactatggcagcactagcctgggcccccaacccactgtaactatggcagcactagcctgggcccccaacccactgtaactatggcagcactagcctggcccccccaccccactgtaactatggcagcactagcctggccccccccaccacactgtaactatggcagcactagcctggcccccccaccccactgtaactatggcagcactagcctgggccccccccccactgtaactatggcagcactagcctgggcccccaacccactgtaactatggcagcactagcctgggcccccaacccactgtaactatggcagcactagcctgggcccccccaccccactgtaactatggcagcactagcctggcccccccaccacactgtaactatggcagcactagcctgggccccccatcccactgtaactatggcagcactagcctgggccccccccaccccactgtaactatggcagcactagcctgggccccccaccacactgtaactatggcggcattAGCctggcccccccaacccactgtaactatggcagcactagcctggcgttcatagtacaggatagataatgtcaggatttgtgcaaaattgccataaaaaaaactgtgatttttgcaaatcatggcggaagtgtagccaggagacagtacaccactgacagtataagtctttttgggtggtcatgcccccccaggagctcagggccccgggctgccgcccgaaacgcccctattataatccttTACTGGTCAGAGTAGGGGGTGAGATGGCCAAGGGGCCCCGACAACATAGGAGCATGGAGCCCCTTTACATATAGTATATTACATGCAGccccttacatacatacacactggtgTATGAGCCGCGCAGAGGTAGTCGGCGTACGAGCCGCGCAGAGGTAGTCGGTGTACGAGCCGCGCAGAGGTAGTCTGTGTACGAGCCGCGCAGAGGTAGTCTGTGTACGAGCCGCGCAGAGGTAGTCTGTGTACGAGCCGCGCAGAGGTAGCTGGTGTACGAGCCGCGCAGAGGTAGACGGTGTACGAGCCGCGCAGAGGTAGCTGGTGTACGAGCCGCGCAGAGGTAGTCGGTGTACGAGCCGCGCAGAGGTAGTCGGTGTACGAGCCGCGCAGAGGTAGTCGGTGTACGAGCCGCGCAGAGGTAGTCGGTGTACGAGCCATGCAGAGGTAGTCGGTGTACGAGCCGCGCAGAGGTAGTCGGTGTACGAGCCGCGCAGAGGTAGCCGGTGTACGAGCCGCGCAGAGGTAGTCGGTGTGCGAGCCGCGCAGAGGTAGTCGGTGTACGAGCCGCGCAGAGGTAGTCGGTGTACGAGCCGCGCAGAGGTAGCTGGTGTACGAGCCGCGCAGAGGTAGCCGGTGTACGAGCCGCGCAGAGGTAGTCGGTGTACGAGCCGCGCAGAGGTAGTCGGTATACGAGCCGCGCAGAGGTAGTCGGTGTACGAGCCGCGCAGAGGTAGTCGGTGTACGAGCCGCGCAGAGGTAGCCGGTGTACGAGCCGCGCAGAGGTAGTCGGTGTACGAGCCGCGTAGAGGTAGTCGGTGTATCGGTAAGTGGAGGCTCACATGGCGGGTGGCCACTCAGCGCTGAGTGGCTGCTACAAGATGGTACAACGATAGGCGGGGGACCTCCACCATCCCTGGAAATATGGCTCCATCCTAAGGTTTCATGGAGTGTAATTCTCCGGATGTCTCTGTACAACATGGTGCTCGCGTTTCTATTTACTGTAAGATGGATGGAGAGCGGAGCAGCAGACCCTGATTATTGTGGGACAATGGATGACAGTGGCCTCCCTCTAATCCTGAAGGAAACGGGAATAAAACGATAATGCAGAGACCATTCTTTCCCGTATAGAGTCCGTCATTTACATCGCTATAAACCAAAGATGATTTTATAAACAGTAtttaatagcaaccaatcagtgatGACGATTGCTGACAGGTGGAGTCCCATCCATCTGCAACTGGGTGACATTGGTTTTTATACAATAAACGTATTTTGGGAGACGACCTGTGAGGGTTTTTGTGCATTTTGTTTTCATTGTCTTGTTTGTGTTATGCTAaattatactataatatactgcacagtattatactacactataatataccgcacaatattatactacactataatataccgcacaatattatactacactataatataccgcacagtattatactacactataatataccgcacagtattatactacactataatataccgcacaatattatactacactataatataccacacagtattatactacactataatataccgcacagtattatactacactataatataccgcacaatattatactacactataatataccgcacaatattatactacactataatataccgcacagtattatactacactataatataccgcacagtattatactacactataatataccgcacaatattatactacactataatataccacacagtattatactacactataatataccgcacagtattatactacactataatataccgcacaatattatactacactataatataccacacagtattatactacactataatataccgcacaatattatactacactataatataccacacagtattatactacactataatataccgcacagtattatactacactataatataccgcacagtattatactacactataatataccgcacagtattatactacactataatatacCGCACAGTATTACACTACACTATAATATACCGCACAAtattatactacactataatataccgcacagtattatactacactataatataccacacagtattatactacactataatataccgcacagtattatactacactataatataccgcacaatattatactacactataatatacCGCACAATATTATACTACGCTATAATATACCGCACAGtattatactacactataatataccgcacagtattatactacactataatataccgcacagtattataatacactatactatatacagcacagtattataatacactatactatataccgcacagtattataatacactatactatataccgcacagtattataatacactatactatataccgcacagtattataatacactatactatatacagcacagtattataatacactatactatataccgcacagtattataatacactatactatataccgcacagtattataatacactatactacatacctcccaacttttgcaaagagggacatgtgcgccgcggtccccatagccacgcccccatagggaccctccatagccacacccccatagcaaccctccatagccacgcccccatagggaccctccatagccacacccccatagcaaccctccatagccacgccccatagggaccctccatagccacacccccatagcaaccctccatagccacgccccatagggaccctccatagccacacccccatagcgaccctccatagcctctccactacagtcaccacatgctgctgactgaataatgccctatacagtatctaatcccccaaaaatgccctatatagtatccaatcccccatatagtgccccacatagtagccaatccccccatatagtgccccatatagtagccaatcccccatatagtgccccacatagtagccaatgcccccatatatgccccacatagtagccaatgcccccatatagtgcccacatagtagccaatcccccatatagtgcccacatagtagccaatcccccatatagtgcccccacatagtagccaatgcccccatatagtgcccacatagtagccaatcccccatatagcgccccacatagtagccaatcccccatatagcgccccacatagtagccaatcccccatatagcgccccacatagtagccaatccccccatttgtgtggcccgaccagaaaaacaataaaccagtaactcacctgtccgccggtcccagcagctcttcTCCCGgcacagcgcgcactcccgtcatcctccggggcaggcagcggggtatacagacactgactgtgccagaagtaattcatgacagaggctgcaggtcacttccggcacagtcagtgtctgtataccctgctgcccgccccggaggatgacgggagtgcgcgctctcctGGGAGAGGTGCTGCTGGGaccagcggacaggtgagttactggtttattgttttttttcggtggggccacatataatgcgggacactgggtgccgttccgggaccgcaccccgaaaacgggactgtcctgcGGAAtctgggacagttgggaggtatgatactatataccgcacagtattatattatacactcagcggccactttattaggtacaccatgctagtaacgggttggacccccttttccctca includes:
- the LOC138787623 gene encoding fibrillin-2-like; the encoded protein is HCVSGLAFTRGQYVSQEEEGEENVLSPETCYECKINGSPKKPGRAKRSWSAADSVSNEDVSLKSLDMEEPLKIMFNILELNKKKHILELVPAIQPLTGHVRYVISNGNNTVFHINQKDGLSYLHLAQKDVPPGQYTLDVTSVHLYKKRDFTQLEEQHDDNYLSGELGQTLRMRLQIDISSP